GCTGTCGTACCGCACAAGGAAGAGCGGAGACCGGCTGGGCTTCTTCGACCGGAGGCAGGAATAGCGGCAGTGACCTTTATTCTTTATACATAGAGGTTCGAGTATATATAATTAACCGGTAATTCTAATGATACAGAGGAGCCGGAGGGCGGCTACTTCTTGGCCTCGTCGAAGTAGTCGGCCATCTCCTGGTCGAGCTGCTCCAACGACTTTTTCTGAGGCTTGGGCTTTCTCTTCTGGGCCTTCGCGGCGACGGCCTTCTTGGTGGGCGCGCGGGTGTCGCGCCTGACAGCGGGGTCTGGCCTGGCGACACGCAGCGATCTCTCGGGGCCCTTGGCGACAGGAGCAATACGGGCGGCCAGGGGCTTGCGCGTGGGGTCGACAATGAGGTTCAAGCGCAAGCGGGACTTGCCGCCATCGATGGGGGCGCCGTTGAACTTCTTGACCGCCTCGCGCGCCTTCTCGGCGTTGGCAAACGTGAGCGTCGCCATACCGGTCGAGTTCCCGCGCTCGTTGTAGCTTAGCAGAACTCTCTGCAAGCCTCCAACACTACTTCTAAAGAAATCCTGTGTGCATAAGTTAGTCAGATGTCCCATCATTAAGGCATTGGAACGAATGAATCTGGAAGCGAAGCGGTAAAGTGCCGCCGGGGCACGTACGAGCGTGCCGTCACACGTGGACAGCCGGCTGTGCCACGGCTCTTCACGTGGATCCAACAGGCGTTCACGGAGCTTCGATCTGGTGCGCTGCAGCAAAGAGCGCACGCCTAATCCTGCATGGCGCACTGGGCGTCCGCACGCCCCACGGGCACTGAGGTCTGGGCCACGGAAAACAAAGCTATTTGCTCCCAGCGCTAGCAAAGCTATGTGGCCACGGATCATCGCATCATGTGCAGGCTAAGCACGGCACCAATCCGGACGCGGCCCGCTGCGCCGATTGGCGACAGCCCAGCCACATGCCAGATGCGTAAACTTCCTGCTACCGTCCCGCCCGGGAGCGGAACGTAGGAGAGGCACATGCGCGCGCCTGTCGGGCTGGCGGCGCCGAGCACACGCTCGCCTGCTCATCCCACTTGCCAATCTACTGGATTAACATACTCTGACAGCGTCCTCCTTAATGTCTCTAGGCAGCCCCTCCACGTTGACTTTCGTTGCGTATGCGGCTTCCAGCATGCTGGTTGCGCGCTCCACGGGAACGCTCTTCCGCACACCCGCAGCTGgtccgcgccgccggccggCCGTCACGCTCTTGGCCACCTTTCTGGGGGCATTCTTGTTAGGCCTGCGCACCGGCTTCTTCTGGGAGTCGATAATTTCGTCTAGGGCTTTGTCCAAGTTGGCAGACATCTGGAATTGTGATTATAGATAAAGAACAACTGGCGTATATTCCGGAGGGAAAGAGCTGCAAAAATAGTTCAGGAGTGCGTGGATCCCGAGTATCGACTTCTTTATGAGATTAGTATCGCCACCGAACAACGTGCTCCAGCTTGCAGGGGGCGAAAAAATTTCTCGCCTTTTATATAGTCGCGTTCATATCTGCACCGGGTAAATGGTGGCCCAGCTCGCAGGCGACTCCATTACCCGGACACAATGAGTCACGTGGCTGGCTGATAGGGGCGGTGTCCGGGTTGCCAATTAACGCTAATATACCACGTGATGTTTTGATTAAGGAGTCGTTTATCGGTCCTGATCAAATAGTCCCGCGGTTTCGAGAATGGTACTACGGGTGCGATCGTTTCCGAATTTAGCT
This is a stretch of genomic DNA from Eremothecium gossypii ATCC 10895 chromosome VI, complete sequence. It encodes these proteins:
- the YRA1 gene encoding RNA-binding protein YRA1 (Syntenic homolog of Saccharomyces cerevisiae YDR381W (YRA1); 1-intron) → MSANLDKALDEIIDSQKKPVRRPNKNAPRKVAKSVTAGRRRGPAAGVRKSVPVERATSMLEAAYATKVNVEGLPRDIKEDAVRDFFRSSVGGLQRVLLSYNERGNSTGMATLTFANAEKAREAVKKFNGAPIDGGKSRLRLNLIVDPTRKPLAARIAPVAKGPERSLRVARPDPAVRRDTRAPTKKAVAAKAQKRKPKPQKKSLEQLDQEMADYFDEAKK